The following are encoded in a window of Thermus hydrothermalis genomic DNA:
- a CDS encoding ABC transporter substrate-binding protein, translated as MRRTWAKASLLALLALGGSAFAQVIRVGVVGPMAFVQGEHTWYGATLAAEEINREGGVVVGGRPFRIELVRVDTNEITSVTDAATAVERAITAQRVDFLIGGFRSEAVLAMSEVAADYKKPFIITGAALDGILAGRVDRNYERFKYLFRVSPNKSSDLARTSLLLLGEVVQAVRQQLNLSRPKVAILAERAAWADPLVETASRLIAAPPPQGYGAEVVGVWRPSATATDVTPELTAIQRAQAQVIYTVLSGPVGVPFGRDWGRLKIPAAPVGINVEAQQETWLQATDGLGVYVATLNTLAPGVAITPKTLPFISNFQSRFKRFPIYTASGAYVALHILKEAILRAGSLEADAVVKALEATDYVGPSGRIVFDKVHDVTWGPGYTTGLGVQWVGSRMQAFWPRAWRVGDRVVGYAGVRPYQLPPWVVEAWRR; from the coding sequence ATGCGGCGTACCTGGGCCAAAGCAAGCCTACTGGCGCTTCTTGCCTTGGGAGGGTCCGCCTTTGCTCAGGTTATTCGCGTGGGCGTGGTGGGACCCATGGCCTTCGTCCAGGGAGAGCACACGTGGTATGGAGCTACCCTGGCGGCGGAGGAGATCAACCGGGAGGGCGGAGTGGTGGTGGGCGGCCGGCCGTTCCGAATTGAGCTCGTTCGCGTGGACACCAACGAGATCACGAGCGTGACGGACGCCGCCACCGCTGTGGAGCGGGCCATCACGGCCCAAAGGGTGGATTTCCTCATCGGGGGCTTCCGCAGCGAGGCCGTCCTGGCCATGAGCGAGGTGGCGGCAGATTACAAGAAGCCCTTTATCATCACGGGTGCTGCCCTGGACGGCATTCTTGCTGGCCGGGTGGACCGCAACTACGAACGATTCAAGTACCTCTTCCGCGTGAGCCCGAACAAGTCCAGCGACCTGGCGCGCACTTCCCTGCTCCTCCTGGGGGAGGTGGTGCAGGCGGTGCGCCAGCAGCTCAACCTGTCCAGGCCCAAGGTGGCCATCCTAGCCGAGCGGGCCGCATGGGCCGATCCCTTGGTAGAAACGGCAAGCCGCCTCATCGCCGCGCCGCCGCCCCAAGGGTATGGGGCCGAGGTGGTGGGGGTCTGGCGGCCCTCGGCCACGGCCACGGACGTGACCCCTGAGCTCACCGCGATCCAACGGGCCCAGGCCCAGGTGATCTACACCGTCCTCTCCGGACCCGTAGGAGTGCCCTTCGGCCGGGACTGGGGCCGGCTCAAGATTCCCGCTGCGCCCGTAGGGATCAACGTGGAGGCTCAGCAGGAAACCTGGCTCCAGGCCACGGACGGGCTTGGGGTCTATGTGGCCACCCTTAACACCTTGGCCCCGGGCGTGGCCATCACGCCCAAGACCCTACCCTTTATCAGCAATTTCCAGAGCCGATTCAAGCGTTTCCCCATCTACACGGCTAGCGGGGCCTACGTGGCCCTCCACATCTTGAAGGAGGCCATTCTCCGGGCAGGGAGCCTGGAGGCCGATGCGGTGGTGAAGGCCCTCGAGGCCACGGACTACGTGGGTCCTTCGGGCAGGATCGTCTTTGACAAGGTCCACGACGTCACGTGGGGCCCTGGGTACACCACGGGCCTTGGAGTCCAGTGGGTGGGCAGCCGGATGCAGGCCTTCTGGCCCCGGGCTTGGCGCGTGGGGGACCGGGTGGTGGGGTATGCGGGCGTGCGGCCCTACCAACTTCCCCCCTGGGTGGTGGAGGCCTGGAGGCGGTAG